From a region of the Verrucomicrobiota bacterium genome:
- a CDS encoding dehydrogenase produces MRIFSFLGNWPLLRQIRHWADGTGLESMSERTRALKPRVQEAEVARSVCPYCGVGCGQLIYHREGKLLAIEGDPASPVSQGNLCPKGSASYQLLTHPNRLTKTLYRAPHAKAWVEIEPEKAMDMIADRVWETRKRAWKTEENGHPVNHTTRIAHLGGATLDNEENYLIKKLFTAGLGMVCLSNQARI; encoded by the coding sequence ATGAGAATCTTCAGTTTTCTCGGTAACTGGCCGTTGCTCCGGCAAATCCGTCATTGGGCGGATGGCACCGGCCTGGAATCCATGTCCGAAAGGACGCGTGCCCTTAAGCCTCGAGTGCAAGAGGCCGAAGTCGCCCGTTCGGTTTGTCCCTACTGCGGTGTCGGTTGCGGTCAGTTGATCTATCACCGGGAAGGCAAACTCCTCGCCATCGAAGGGGACCCGGCCAGCCCGGTCAGCCAGGGTAACCTCTGCCCTAAAGGGTCGGCATCCTACCAGCTGCTTACTCACCCGAACCGGCTGACGAAGACGCTATACCGGGCGCCGCACGCCAAAGCGTGGGTCGAGATCGAGCCGGAGAAGGCGATGGACATGATTGCCGATCGGGTCTGGGAAACGCGCAAACGCGCGTGGAAGACGGAAGAGAACGGACATCCGGTTAATCATACGACGCGCATTGCGCACCTGGGGGGCGCCACGCTGGATAACGAAGAGAATTACCTCATCAAAAAGCTCTTTACCGCCGGCCTGGGCATGGTCTGCCTTTCCAACCAGGCGCGAATATGA
- the fdnG gene encoding formate dehydrogenase-N subunit alpha, with amino-acid sequence MPGLGTSFGRGGATMALQDLANADCILIEGSSMAENHPVGFRWVMAAKERGATLIHVDPRFSRTSAVADLWVPIRAGTDIAFLGGLVHYVIEREKYFKDYVLHYTNASALIREDFRMPDDGLDGFFSGWNPDKRLYDSQTWQYDSDDVSHPNRDLTLQHPRCVFQLLKRHYARYTPEMVEKVCGIPQALFFQVAEKFTGASGPDKTAAMAYAVGWTQHSKAVQMIRIASILQLLLGNIGRPGGGIMALRGHASIQGSTDIPTLYDILPGYLPMPRAGMGEDTLHDYISKHTNPTGLWTEFGKYFVSLLKAYYGKNATAENEFGFRWLPKLSRNHSFFKIVYQMADAQVEGYFCMGQNPAVAAQHAGFQRKALAKLKWLVVRDMVELEPATFWLNSPEIERGELKTEDIATEVFLMPAAGHAEKEGAFTNTQRMVQWREKAVEPPGDCKSESWFMHQLAKRLKQKAAASNDPMDEPLRALDWWYPEEENGEPNMEAVLAEINGWHTAPHAEAKGTLWVKDVEGRLHHGPQIDHYQDLKDDGSTASGCWIYAGILGSDGINKAHRRDPHGPYGHGWGFAWPSDRRILYNRASARPDGAPWSERKKLVWWDPVAKRWVGNDVPDFPPDKPPDYQPPPGATGLNAHPGDRPFIVQEDGLGWLYVPRGLEDGPMPTHYEPIESPVSNALYRRNTDPVIDWFTRQENRFAPPGDPRFPYVLTTYRLTEHHTAGGMSRWLSHLAELQPEFFIEMSPELAEELKVKNGDYVTIATMRAAVEARALVSRRLRPVRVGAGQLVHQVAVPFHWGRGGPIKGDSACDLLAISGEPNVTIMETKAVSCTIVPGRVPRGPQYLEFMKRIAPPTPQPNLHPEQPPPGAPEGGKFSSSYGQYGKTE; translated from the coding sequence GTGCCCGGTCTGGGCACTTCATTCGGGCGGGGAGGCGCCACGATGGCTCTGCAGGATCTGGCCAACGCCGACTGCATCCTTATTGAAGGCTCCTCGATGGCGGAAAACCACCCGGTCGGGTTCCGCTGGGTGATGGCCGCCAAGGAACGGGGGGCCACGTTGATTCACGTTGACCCCCGGTTTTCACGGACCAGTGCCGTGGCCGACCTGTGGGTGCCGATTCGGGCCGGCACCGACATTGCATTTTTGGGCGGCCTGGTTCACTACGTGATCGAGCGCGAGAAGTATTTCAAGGACTACGTGCTGCACTACACCAACGCCAGCGCCCTCATCAGAGAAGATTTCCGCATGCCCGACGACGGCCTGGACGGTTTCTTTTCGGGATGGAACCCGGACAAGCGCCTGTACGATTCCCAGACCTGGCAATACGACAGTGACGACGTCAGCCACCCGAACCGGGACCTCACCCTGCAACATCCACGCTGCGTTTTCCAGCTGCTGAAGCGCCACTACGCCCGGTACACCCCTGAGATGGTAGAAAAGGTTTGCGGCATCCCGCAGGCCCTCTTTTTCCAAGTGGCCGAAAAGTTCACCGGGGCCAGCGGCCCGGACAAAACGGCGGCCATGGCGTACGCGGTGGGTTGGACGCAACATTCCAAGGCCGTGCAGATGATCCGGATCGCCAGCATCCTGCAGTTGCTGTTAGGCAACATCGGCCGGCCCGGCGGCGGCATTATGGCGTTGCGCGGCCATGCGTCCATTCAGGGTTCAACCGACATTCCTACCCTGTACGATATACTTCCCGGTTATCTCCCAATGCCGCGGGCCGGGATGGGCGAGGACACGCTGCACGATTACATCAGCAAGCACACGAACCCGACCGGGCTCTGGACGGAGTTCGGCAAGTACTTCGTGAGCCTGCTCAAGGCTTATTACGGGAAGAATGCAACGGCGGAGAACGAGTTCGGGTTCCGTTGGCTGCCGAAACTCAGCAGGAACCATTCTTTCTTCAAGATCGTGTATCAGATGGCGGATGCCCAGGTCGAAGGTTATTTCTGCATGGGCCAGAACCCGGCGGTAGCTGCGCAGCATGCCGGCTTCCAACGGAAAGCGCTCGCGAAGCTGAAGTGGCTGGTGGTGCGCGACATGGTGGAACTCGAGCCCGCGACCTTCTGGTTGAACTCGCCGGAAATCGAGCGCGGCGAGTTAAAGACGGAGGACATCGCCACCGAGGTTTTTCTGATGCCGGCGGCAGGCCACGCCGAGAAGGAAGGTGCCTTTACCAACACCCAACGCATGGTGCAATGGCGTGAGAAGGCGGTCGAGCCGCCCGGGGATTGCAAAAGCGAGAGCTGGTTCATGCACCAACTGGCCAAACGGCTGAAGCAAAAGGCGGCGGCTTCCAACGACCCCATGGACGAGCCGCTGCGGGCGCTGGACTGGTGGTACCCGGAAGAGGAAAACGGCGAGCCGAACATGGAAGCGGTCCTGGCCGAAATCAACGGCTGGCACACCGCGCCGCACGCTGAGGCCAAGGGCACTCTCTGGGTGAAGGACGTCGAGGGCCGGCTTCACCACGGGCCGCAAATCGACCATTACCAGGACCTCAAGGACGACGGGTCAACCGCGTCCGGCTGCTGGATCTATGCCGGCATCCTCGGGTCTGACGGCATCAACAAAGCCCATCGCCGGGACCCGCATGGTCCTTACGGGCACGGTTGGGGATTCGCCTGGCCGAGCGATCGCCGCATCCTTTATAACCGGGCGAGCGCCCGGCCGGACGGCGCCCCCTGGAGCGAGCGGAAAAAGCTGGTGTGGTGGGACCCGGTCGCGAAGCGATGGGTCGGCAACGACGTCCCGGATTTTCCGCCGGACAAACCGCCCGATTATCAGCCGCCACCCGGCGCCACGGGGCTTAATGCCCACCCCGGCGACCGGCCTTTTATTGTGCAGGAGGACGGCCTGGGCTGGCTCTACGTCCCTAGAGGTTTGGAAGACGGGCCGATGCCGACCCACTATGAACCGATCGAATCCCCGGTCTCAAACGCGCTATACCGCCGCAATACCGATCCGGTGATCGACTGGTTTACCCGGCAGGAGAACCGGTTCGCGCCGCCGGGCGACCCGCGGTTTCCGTACGTGCTGACCACTTACCGGCTCACGGAACACCACACGGCCGGGGGTATGAGCCGGTGGTTGAGCCACCTGGCTGAGCTTCAGCCCGAATTCTTCATCGAGATGTCGCCCGAGCTGGCGGAAGAATTGAAGGTGAAAAATGGCGATTACGTGACCATCGCCACCATGCGCGCCGCGGTTGAGGCCCGCGCCCTGGTTAGCCGGCGACTTCGCCCGGTGCGGGTCGGAGCAGGCCAACTCGTTCATCAGGTCGCGGTGCCGTTCCACTGGGGCAGGGGCGGCCCGATCAAGGGCGACAGCGCCTGCGACCTCCTGGCGATTTCGGGGGAACCAAACGTCACCATCATGGAAACCAAAGCGGTCAGCTGCACCATCGTGCCCGGACGGGTACCGCGCGGGCCGCAGTACCTGGAATTCATGAAGCGGATAGCGCCCCCCACCCCGCAACCTAACCTGCACCCGGAACAACCGCCGCCCGGCGCACCAGAAGGCGGCAAGTTTTCCTCGAGTTACGGCCAATACGGAAAAACAGAATGA
- a CDS encoding 4Fe-4S dicluster domain-containing protein produces the protein MIGEGLLSTNQKRHHYVKDGRTVGFYTDPTVCIGCKACEVACKEWNQVPDDGFVWTGNSYDNTGALGASTWRHVLFLEQPFNRGPQIAGPMTGAQEAPFRWLFLSNVCKHCEVAGCLESCPTGAIIRTETGGVFVQDDICNGCGYCVVSCPFGVIERRAKPQPKAGGAFKCTFCYDRQRDGLVPACAKTCPTESILFGPLDELRAHAARRVADLHALGYTDAHNYDPQETSVKGIHASFLLLGDPTAYGLPPKPDVPIIHLKASWGAALITAIGALVATILTFSLF, from the coding sequence ATGATTGGTGAAGGTCTACTTTCGACTAACCAAAAACGGCACCACTACGTTAAAGACGGCCGGACCGTCGGGTTTTACACCGACCCGACGGTCTGTATCGGCTGCAAGGCGTGCGAGGTGGCCTGCAAGGAATGGAACCAGGTGCCGGACGACGGTTTTGTTTGGACCGGGAATTCGTATGACAACACGGGTGCCCTGGGTGCATCGACCTGGCGTCACGTGCTTTTCCTAGAACAACCGTTCAACCGCGGGCCGCAAATCGCCGGCCCGATGACGGGCGCTCAGGAAGCGCCGTTCCGGTGGCTGTTTCTCTCGAACGTCTGCAAACACTGCGAGGTGGCCGGGTGCCTGGAGAGTTGCCCTACAGGCGCGATCATCCGGACCGAAACCGGAGGGGTCTTCGTGCAGGATGATATTTGCAACGGGTGCGGCTACTGCGTGGTGTCGTGCCCGTTCGGCGTCATCGAGCGCCGCGCAAAACCGCAGCCGAAAGCCGGCGGAGCGTTCAAGTGCACCTTCTGCTACGACCGGCAGCGCGACGGGTTGGTGCCGGCCTGCGCGAAAACCTGTCCGACCGAAAGCATCCTGTTCGGCCCGCTGGATGAATTGCGTGCCCATGCCGCCCGGCGCGTGGCCGATCTCCACGCGCTCGGCTACACCGACGCGCACAATTACGACCCCCAGGAAACCAGCGTAAAGGGTATCCATGCGTCCTTTCTTCTGCTGGGGGACCCGACGGCCTATGGCCTGCCGCCCAAGCCGGACGTTCCCATCATCCATTTGAAGGCAAGCTGGGGCGCGGCGCTGATCACTGCCATCGGGGCATTGGTGGCCACGATCCTGACCTTCAGCCTATTCTAA
- the nrfD gene encoding polysulfide reductase NrfD — protein MPSNDTPSNDKHPDFEARLDQLREEARATGRVSGRGVDVAGGPIPAGSLQPAKPGYYGRPVVRPPVWEWQIALYFFVGGLAGMAGVIGAVACFRGHADVTRAAMWLAAAGVMISTVLLIWDLGRPWLFLHMLRVFKPKSPMSVGSWIVSFFGACAVPSAIAFELDQRHLIPAGSGAALALHVLAVVLAVGTGFWGMFLATYTGVLIGVSTIPAWFSHVRLLPAHFGTVGLGSAVAVLELLGFRLPALNALGFLAAIVETCVWLLLELRHHGAVDRAVHEGRSGLLLRSAGLLTGPAALILRAAGSIGAGFWPATLLADAAFLVGGVTHRFGWIDAGHASGRDPEAVFASMQPEPPTAPSPPARQ, from the coding sequence ATGCCCTCCAACGATACGCCCTCCAACGATAAGCATCCGGATTTCGAGGCCCGATTGGATCAGCTCCGGGAGGAAGCCCGCGCCACCGGCCGGGTCAGCGGACGCGGCGTTGACGTTGCCGGGGGACCTATCCCGGCGGGTTCGTTGCAACCGGCCAAGCCGGGTTACTACGGCCGGCCGGTGGTCCGGCCGCCGGTCTGGGAATGGCAGATCGCACTTTATTTTTTTGTTGGCGGGCTTGCGGGCATGGCCGGGGTGATCGGTGCGGTCGCCTGCTTTCGCGGGCATGCGGACGTCACGCGCGCGGCGATGTGGCTGGCGGCCGCAGGCGTCATGATTTCTACCGTGTTGCTGATTTGGGACCTCGGCCGTCCCTGGTTGTTTCTGCACATGCTGCGAGTGTTCAAGCCGAAGTCCCCCATGTCCGTCGGCTCCTGGATCGTGAGTTTCTTCGGCGCCTGCGCGGTTCCGAGCGCGATCGCCTTCGAGTTAGACCAGCGGCACCTGATCCCTGCCGGCAGCGGAGCCGCTTTAGCCTTGCATGTGCTCGCGGTAGTGCTTGCCGTCGGGACCGGCTTCTGGGGGATGTTTCTCGCCACCTATACGGGCGTCTTGATCGGGGTGAGCACCATCCCGGCTTGGTTTTCCCACGTGCGGCTATTACCGGCCCACTTCGGGACGGTCGGGCTGGGATCGGCGGTTGCCGTCCTGGAGTTGCTCGGGTTCCGATTGCCCGCCCTGAATGCGCTCGGCTTCCTTGCGGCAATCGTCGAGACCTGCGTCTGGCTCTTGCTGGAACTGAGGCACCACGGGGCCGTGGACCGTGCCGTGCACGAGGGGCGCTCGGGTTTGCTCCTGCGATCGGCCGGGCTCCTGACCGGACCGGCCGCGTTGATCCTGCGGGCCGCCGGTAGCATCGGAGCCGGGTTTTGGCCGGCTACCCTCCTGGCGGATGCCGCCTTTCTAGTCGGCGGCGTTACCCATCGCTTCGGCTGGATCGATGCCGGTCACGCTTCCGGACGCGATCCCGAAGCTGTCTTCGCGTCGATGCAGCCGGAACCGCCCACCGCACCTTCCCCACCGGCCCGTCAGTGA